A genomic window from Fusarium falciforme chromosome 2, complete sequence includes:
- a CDS encoding Protein kinase domain-containing protein gives MPHKYKARIPTLVKPRVKQPKINYEIIHPSIGSGAFGKVYKARNLDTGAMMAVKVVSIVDDGREIKMLRNEVEILARSNHRHIVELITSEGWRGHEIKIFMSLKEGSLTSLALATSNSKLHDIAETALHHMLQALDYLASEDILHRDVKPDNILYSMDGGKPRFELGDFGLAIEARHYEDHAGTFAYMAPDVLLRGAAQTAKSDVWSLYATMLWVLDGRGFREKCLRLRDNGGPEQLFRDIVDMTRPVPQELKHIEEMAAFNANCRGSAGEMLDKLFRGRGNRKPNVNPPRQERGMRERGAGHREVERPRERALEPRAFNVDDLVQAFDINLAEQQRGFDRIEKAIAQVGRAAERFEDSEDCRCRRCRGGRRHDGGRRR, from the coding sequence ATGCCTCACAAATACAAAGCCCGGATTCCGACACTAGTCAAACCCAGGGTCAAGCAACCCAAGATCAACTACGAGATCATCCACCCGAGCATCGGATCCGGCGCATTTGGAAAAGTGTACAAGGCTCGAAACTTGGACACTGGCGCCATGATGGCTGTCAAGGTCGTCAGCATTGTAGACGATGGGCGCGAGATCAAGATGCTGAGGAACGAAGTCGAGATTCTTGCTCGATCCAATCATCGCCATATCGTCGAGCTCATCACATCCGAGGGCTGGCGTGGCCATGAGATCAAGATCTTCATGAGCTTGAAGGAGGGCTCTCTGACATCGCTGGCACTGGCAACCTCCAATTCCAAATTGCACGACATCGCCGAAACCGCCTTGCATCACATGCTCCAAGCTCTCGATTATCTCGCCTCGGAAGATATCCTACACCGAGATGTAAAGCCAGACAACATTCTCTACTCCATGGACGGGGGCAAACCTCGCTTTGAACTTGGAGACTTTGGCTTGGCCATCGAAGCCCGTCACTACGAAGATCATGCCGGCACCTTTGCTTACATGGCCCCGGATGTCCTCCTCCGTGGAGCCGCTCAGACAGCCAAATCCGACGTCTGGTCCCTCTACGCCACCATGCTCTGGGTTCTAGATGGGCGAGGTTTCCGTGAAAAGTGCCTCCGCCTGAGAGACAATGGCGGGCCCGAACAGCTCTTTCGCGACATTGTGGATATGACTCGGCCCGTCCCTCAAGAGCTCAAGCACATCGAGGAGATGGCGGCATTCAACGCCAATTGCAGAGGTTCAGCAGGAGAGATGCTAGACAAGCTCTTTCGTGGGCGAGGGAATAGAAAGCCGAATGTGAACCCTCCCCGCCAGGAGAGGGGTATGCGTGAGAGAGGTGCTGGACACCGGGAGGTGGAACGACCCAGGGAGAGAGCTCTAGAACCACGAGCGTTCAACGTCGACGACCTTGTACAAGCTTTTGACATCAACCTCGCGGAGCAACAGCGCGGATTCGACCGGATCGAGAAGGCCATTGCCCAGGTGGGCCGCGCGGCCGAACGCTTTGAAGACTCTGAAGATTGCAGATGCAGACGCTGCCGTGGGGGTAGAAGGCATGACGGGGGTAGGCGCCGGTGA
- a CDS encoding LITAF domain-containing protein yields the protein MESSNSNLPSYEEATAGQERPRIIAHNRHCPEQSNEEYLMSNPHLQSSYLPIREWTHNMPGTTAAETPWRLGNDRRQNDVITWQVFQETSSTSATSMQENVVQWLRRLCMEISTPSSFAAGGIPLRPGDIEYTLNAEQNWTHNWGWEVELYAYAYPEHIRCSDWSVTMRIYLHDLPHQLRMGGIQWRDVVVSDYDFHMELDSYPERGWDWKLTSTCAATSDTARSQRNWEARTMSSRRVLPSTPEFWSCLSEDTIFSGTIKQRTCRDKYKMVMWYSHSTAYANDLTEQTIGPWHDGLAGAFAEFIRPLVPRGPSRMPSASGKHQADPVVTDRFCQESIAVAIWATPTSVAEVSWRLIGWPLRMRNTGNAQRRSSRHPYSPDDREIRHQISLFSFRYLRIKSQSIVQYGSSSTQNKFTMATTTQSKFHTMFHDDPSYQDNKIDLFAPSQSQDNCLTAFESISPSNIVPLRKLKQWPRAVLCPACRELSITRVERKICSGTHVMAAFMFMCTIFGGPVVYMSKAFKNVEHYCCRCNRRLATFHFNTGTEIHVY from the exons ATGGAGTCTTCTAACTCTAACCTTCCATCCTACGAGGAAGCCACCGCTGGCCAGGAACGCCCTCGCATCATCGCACACAACCGACACTGCCCTGAGCAGTCAAACGAGGAATATCTCATGAGcaatcctcatcttcaatcCTCGTACCTCCCGATAAGAGAATGGACGCACAATATGCCTGGCACCACTGCGGCTGAAACTCCATGGCGGCTGGGCAATGACCGAAGGCAGAATGATGTCATCACTTGGCAAGTCTTCCAAGAGACTTCAAGCACGTCGGCGACTTCAATGCAGGAAAATGTTGTTCAATGGCTGCGTCGTCTGTGTATGGAAATTTCGACGCCTTCTTCATTTGCAGCGGGCGGAATACCGTTGAGACCAGGCGATATAGAATACACTCTCAACGCTGAGCAGAACTGGACTCACAACTGGGGATGGGAGGTTGAACTCTACGCATATGCATACCCCGAGCACATTCGATGTTCCGATTGGTCCGTGACTATGCGTATCTACCTCCATGACCTACCACATCAGCTCCGTATGGGTGGGATTCAGTGGCGAGATGTTGTCGTGTCGGATTATGACTTCCACATGGAGCTTGACTCGTACCCAGAGCGCGGCTGGGACTGGAAGTTGACGTCGACTTGTGCAGCGACAAGTGACACGGCCCGGTCACAGAGGAATTGGGAAGCTAGGACTATGTCCTCGCGAAGGGTTCTGCCATCCACTCCCGAGTTTTGGAGTTGTCTCTCGGAGGATACGATCTTTAG TGGAACGATCAAGCAGAGAACTTGCCGTGACAAGTACAAGATGGTCATGTGGTATTCGCATTCGACGGCATATGCCAATGACCTCACGGAGCAGACAATTGGTCCTTGGCATGATGGTCTTGCGGGGGCGTTTGCCGAGTTTATACGCCCGCTCGTTCCCCGCGGTCCATCCCGTATGCCCAGTGCGTCAGGGAAACACCAAGCAGACCCTGTTGTAACGGA CCGGTTCTGCCAAGAGTCTATTGCCGTTGCAATCTGGGCGACTCCTACATCAGTGGCTGAAGTGTCATGGCGCCTCATTGGCTGGCCGCTTCGAATGCGAAATACGGGCAACGCCCAGCGTCGCAGCTCCAGGCACCCATATTCCCCGGACGATCGCGAAATACGGCACCAAATTTCCCTCTTCAGCTTTCGGTATTTAAGAATCAAGTCCCAGTCGATTGTTCAATATGGAAGTTCATCAACCCAGAACAAGTTCACCATGGCGACCACTACCCAGTCGAAATTCCACACCATGTTCCACGATGATCCGTCCTACCAGGACAACAAGATCGATCTCTTTGCCCCGAGTCAATCGCAAGACAATTGCTTAACGGCTTTTGAGAGCATCTCACCCTCCAACATCGTCCCTTTGAGAAAGCTCAAGCAATGGCCCCGAGCCGTCCTTTGTCCAGCCTGTCGAGAACTCTCCATCACTCGAGTTGAACGCAAAATCTGCAGCGGCACACA TGTAATGGCTGCTTTTATGTTTATGTGCACTATATTTGGGGGCCCTGTCGTATACATGTCCAAGGCGTTCAAGAATGTCGAGCACTATTGCTGTCGATGCAATCGGAGGCTAGCGACTTTTCATTTTAACACGGGGACTGAGATTCATGTCTACTAG